The region ACGTGGAATACGTGGAAAAGATCCTGCATCCCAAAGAAGAGACGCGGTTGTCGGCGCAAGCCCTGGAAACGCTGGCGATCATCGCTTACAAACAGCCGGTGACCAGGGTGGAGATCGAGCGGGTCAGGGGAGTAGACTCCGGTTGGGTGATCGACAGCCTGGTCGCCAAGAAACTGGTCCGGGAAGTCGGCCGGAGCGAAGCGGTCGGCCGGCCGTACATTTACGCGACCAGCGAAGAGTTCCTGCGCCATTTTGGCCTCAAGGATACCGCCAATCTTCCGCCGCTGCCGTCGTCGGAAGCAGACCAGGAAACGATCTTTAAGTCCGCTTTGCACGAAACAGAACCGGCAAATTAGTATGCATTAAAGGGGACGCGAAGGGGACAGAGGGGGACAGTATGCTCAAGTATTGGCTCGCGCTGAATAAGGTGGAGGGGTTGGGCCCGGTCAAGTTGCGGCGGCTGCTGGAACAATATGCCTATCCCCGGACGATCTGCGAAACCTTTAACTATCCGGTCGGCGAGATCGCCGCGGAACTGGAAAACCTCAAGCGCTTAAACGCCAGGGCGATCACGCTCGATGATCGGGCTTATCCGCAACAACTCAAGAACATCCACGATCCGCCGCCGATCCTCTATGTCAAAGGCCGGTTAATGGAATCGGACAGG is a window of Candidatus Margulisiibacteriota bacterium DNA encoding:
- the scpB gene encoding SMC-Scp complex subunit ScpB, translating into MESARTKNILESLLFVAREPLAVDRLEALLALPQEYLTGLLEEMAAELQGRGVQIFKVAGGYLMGTNPENVEYVEKILHPKEETRLSAQALETLAIIAYKQPVTRVEIERVRGVDSGWVIDSLVAKKLVREVGRSEAVGRPYIYATSEEFLRHFGLKDTANLPPLPSSEADQETIFKSALHETEPAN